Below is a genomic region from Pseudomonadota bacterium.
CGCGCCAAGATCGACATGCAGTCGCCGAACATGAACATGCGGGATCCTCCGATCTACAGGATCCGCCACGTGCGCCACCACAGGACCGAGGACGCCTGGTGCGTCTACCCGATGTACGACTACGCGCACCCGATCGAGGACTCGCTCGAGGAGATCACGCACTCGATCTGCACGCTCGAGTTCGAGAACCACAGGCCGCTCTACGACTGGGTGCTCCGGGAGCTCGAGATCTTCCCGTCGCGGCAGATCGAGTTCGCGCGGCTCGCGCTCTCGTACACGGTGATGAGCAAGCGCAAGCTGCTCAAGCTGGTCAAGGAGGGCCACGTCGCGGGCTGGGACGATCCCCGCATGCCGACGATCTGCGGCCTGCGGCGGCGGGGCTTCACGGCGAGCGCGATCCGCGCCTTCTGCGAGCGGATCGGGGTCGCCAAGCGCGACGGCGTGGTCGACGTGGCGCTGCTCGAGCACACGGTCCGCGAGGATCTGAACGACTCGGCGCCCCGCGTCATGGCCGTGCTCGATCCGCTCAAGGTCGTCATCGAGAACTACCCCGAGGGTCAGGTCGACTGGCTCGANNNNNNNNNNGCGCCGCGCCGTTCCACCCCGAGAAGTCCGACATGGGCTCGCGCAAGGTGCCGTTCTCCCGCGAGCTCTGGATCGAGCGCGACGACTTCCGCGAGGATCCGCCGAGGAAGTGGCACCGCCTCGCGCCGGGCCGCGAGATCCGGCTGCGCTACGCGTGCCTCCTCACGTGCAGGGAGGCTATCAAGAACGCCGCGGGCGAGGTCGTCGAGCTGCGCTGCACCTGGGATCCGGAGTCGCGCGGCGGCACGTCGCCGGACGGCCGCAAGGTGCTCGGCACCTCCCACTGGGTGAGCGCGGCGCACGCCGTGCAGGCGAAGGTGCGGCTCTACGATCGCCTCTTCCTCGTCGAGGATCCGCTCGATCTCCCGGAGGGGCGCGACTTCGTCGAGAACATGAACCCCCGCTCGCTCGAGACCATCGAGCGCTGCTTCGTCGAGCCCAGCCTCGCGGACGCGGCGCCCGAGTCCAGGTGGCAGTTCGAGCGGCTCGGCTACTTCTGCGCGGACCGCTACGAGACGAAGCCGGGCGAGCCGGTGTTCAACCGCACGGTCACGCTCAAGGACAGCTGGGCGCGCATCGAGAAGAACCAGGGACCAGAATCGGAGTCGAAGTCGAAGTCGAAGATCGCGCCGAAGCCGGAGGCGAAGGCGGACACGTCCAGCGAAATCACCATCGACGAGTTCGCGAAGCTCGACCTGCGCGTCGCGCTGGTGCGCAAGGCCGAGACCGTGGAGGGCGCGGACAAGCTGCTCCGCCTCGAGGTCGACCTCGGCGAGGGGAGGCTCCGCCAGATCTTCGCCGGTATCCGCGCGGCGTACCCGGAACCCGCGGCGCTCGTCGGCAGGAAGGTGATCGTCGTCGCCAACCTGAAGCCCCGGAAGATGCGCTTCGGCGTCTCGGAGGGGATGATCCTGGCCGGTTGCGGACCCGACGACTGCCGCCTCGGCCTCGCGGGGTTCGACGGCGAGCTCGAGCCGGGCGACAAGGTGAGCTGAGCGCAACCCCTGCCGAATGACCCTTCCAAATGACTCCGAGCGCTTTTCGCGCGCGGTCTTCGGATCGCCCCTTCTTTTTGTCACTCCTCCCGTCGAGCGACTGCGCGGAGCCCATGCGTGCTCAGTTAAGCCGCAACCATCGGATATCGCTTGAGAAAGTTTGTTGATAGCACGTAGGCGCC
It encodes:
- the metG gene encoding methionine--tRNA ligase subunit beta: AAPFHPEKSDMGSRKVPFSRELWIERDDFREDPPRKWHRLAPGREIRLRYACLLTCREAIKNAAGEVVELRCTWDPESRGGTSPDGRKVLGTSHWVSAAHAVQAKVRLYDRLFLVEDPLDLPEGRDFVENMNPRSLETIERCFVEPSLADAAPESRWQFERLGYFCADRYETKPGEPVFNRTVTLKDSWARIEKNQGPESESKSKSKIAPKPEAKADTSSEITIDEFAKLDLRVALVRKAETVEGADKLLRLEVDLGEGRLRQIFAGIRAAYPEPAALVGRKVIVVANLKPRKMRFGVSEGMILAGCGPDDCRLGLAGFDGELEPGDKVS
- the glnS gene encoding glutamine--tRNA ligase, with translation MENENKDGGSRGNFIKEIVDEDLRTQKWKGRVATRFPPEPNGYLHIGHAKSICLNFGLALEYGGTCNLRYDDTNPETEDVEYVDSIEDDVRWLGFSWNDRPYFASDYFPRMYDFAEKLILKGKAYVDSLSPEEIREYRGDFNTPGRPSPYRERTVEENLDLFRRMRAGEFADGTLVLRAKIDMQSPNMNMRDPPIYRIRHVRHHRTEDAWCVYPMYDYAHPIEDSLEEITHSICTLEFENHRPLYDWVLRELEIFPSRQIEFARLALSYTVMSKRKLLKLVKEGHVAGWDDPRMPTICGLRRRGFTASAIRAFCERIGVAKRDGVVDVALLEHTVREDLNDSAPRVMAVLDPLKVVIENYPEGQVDWL